From Brassica rapa cultivar Chiifu-401-42 chromosome A06, CAAS_Brap_v3.01, whole genome shotgun sequence:
ttatctGTGGATGGTGGTAATTGGATAATCGTTCTTTAGAGTCAAAGTCATGTGCCAAACATAGTTTAATCGCAGTGCGTACATTGCCGTATTGTTTTCCGTTTAGAAATGTAGTTTTGGGCatccatatatttatatttgactCTTTAATAAGATGCCAATTGGCTAATTAAGTGACATGTCTGGGCTGTTAATCGATATCACAACATTGTATGTGGTCGTTGTTACGTCTGATCAACAAAATTGGCAAAACTGAAAAACGCTCAAACATTTTGTGGAATTTTTCTTGTGTTAAAAGCTTTTGACGAACTGAAGGTCAACTTTGGGTTCACACTCAGGTGGACGACATCCACCCAGCTACGCTCTTATGTTTATATCTCCGAAGTTTTAAAAAAACGTTGTATGTCGGGGAAAGCTATTTCCTGTAGAGTCAATTTACCTTTGATAGAGTGTGTTTGGAAGAGAAATAAGAAGCTGGGAAATATTGTGTTCTTGACTCACTTAGGTGTATAagtgtttaattttaaaatatcaaagcCCAAATATTTGCATAGACAGAGAGACCTAATAAGCCTTACAATTATTAAACTGGAAGCATAAACTATGAAAATATGATGACAGCTGGGCTGAACGATAATTGAGAGCCAATATAACGTCTACTCAAGATTGGTACACATCATTGGCTTCTTAGTTGTAGGCTCTGGTGATGTCCCAACTGGGTCTGCAGCCTTGCTCCAGAAGATCACTCAGATGTGAAGATGAAGAAGTCTTGATGATGACTTTGTGGGGGTAGACAAAGAAACTGGACTCAGAGCACGATCGCACATGCAGCAGGAGTGAGTTTTAAGTCCAACTGCGACTTGATCAGAGCACAGAGACCAAATCCCTTGGAGTCATGAAAGATGACCTCGAGCTACTCGTAACCTTCAAAACCGATTTGCAGACAAAGCCATCTCACCTTGTTGTATGAGCGACATGACTTTGAGAACAATTGGATTGGCGAACCAGTTTTGATTTAGACGAAAGGAAAATATAAACTGAAAAGTATAAGAGAGATATAAGTATATTAGGAGACTCAGTGCACGCTACAACTCGATACTGTCATGACTGACTTGAGAGTAAAATGATTGGAAGAAAGAGTAAAATGATTGGACGAAGGTTACGTTGGAGTAGACAGAAGATTTGAATTTCTTGATTCCACCGTTTGGGTGAACGTCTTCAATGCTGTAACCGAGGGAATATTTAAAAGTCAATAGCCTATACAACTATATGGAATATTATAACTTTGAATTTTGTTTACAACTCTAAATCGAACTTATTAACATTTAGCTTTCACGTGtttaactaacaaaaaaaagaaatgaaaacttatGGGTTGTAGAACAATCAGGGCATCATGATGGCACACATACATGTCTTAAGTCTCTGCTTTGGTCATTTAAAAGCAGCATCCAAACAAAATTAAGTCTGAAAATCAACTAATATTCTCCAATCTTATTTCTCCTATCCACCCTTATTCTAGTATACGTACTAAAATCTTTATAAAGCTGCTTCTTTCTGCTTTTTAATACAGTTACAGAGTTCATTTTAAATGAGGAAAAGATCAATAAAAACTAATCACACTTGAAATCTAACCTTGTTCACCGGATTACGTTGGTAAAAGCTGGATGCGGGTAGGACACAATCAAACCTTTCCTTGAACTCTGATCATAAAGGACGAACAATGATAAGACTACCacaccaaatatatatatatattcttgtcTGAAATCAGATCTATGAAAAGAGGCTTACATTCTCATCGACAAAGAACATGTAAACACTCGTCAGTTCACCGCCTTTCCTCACATTTCTGGCTTCCCAGAATCGCAGCAACTGGACCTCCGCGACGTTGGAGCAGCGTCCTGCTTTCAAATCAGCAAGAAGGACTTGAGAATTCGCCATTGTAATAACCAGAAATTGAACAGAGTGATCTTCTGGTTCTCGTCGAAGCTGTGATGCTCATCTCTGGATGAGGAGGTATTTATACCCGAAGCTCTAGTGAGTTGCTACAGGAAGAGAAGGAGTCGGATTGAATGCTGAAGAGTGGGGAAATCACGAATTAATAAGAAGTAAAGAAGAGCAAGATGAAACGTTGTAACGTCCATGGCGTTATCATCGACTTCCATCTCAGAAAAAGCGGTGGCCTTAAGATGAAGATACGACCTAGATGATGATGACATGCGATTCCTCCGGGCCTCAATGCATTATATTTAGAGATAGGCCTGAAATGAAAACACAGAATATAGTTTAGTAAATTCACGTACCCAAACCCAGACTATTGAGacccaaaacaaaaataaaatgttgtGATTGGCCAATTATTTTTAATGACGTAGCagcatagattttgagaaaatgctgcttttagtattgtgatttTCATAAAAAATCTACATTTGATAAATTAGATATCACCTAGATGAactataaaaaaagaagaagatatataCAGGTGATGTAACCATTTAAATGATATAGGTGAAATCGTCCAACACGTTTTATGGGTGTGGTTTCTTTGCCACATGTTGGACGAGTCTTGTGGACAGCTAGATGTTGGTGATATTGGATTATTATTCAGCAGTAGCCTTCAAAGCCGAAATATAATTAAGTTTCGAAACCGGTTTTAATCAAGTTTCCAAACTCTCCGAGACAGAAGAAGGAAAGGAGCGTGCAAACTAGTCACAAACAAGTAgcatacataatatatatatatattttattataataataaataaatgtcCATCTCCCGagattagtttttattttggatCCTTTCTAAAGTTGATTTGTGCCTCTCCTtggaaattagggtttcttctccttcttgtGGCGATTTAGTGATTTGAGTGTAGAGAGATCCGATTAGCTCGTCGTCTTCGTCATCAATCAGCCACCATGTTCTGGAAGTTGACTGCTCTCTCTGCTGCGTCCCCGGTTAgtacaacttttttttcttggttcaAATGTTTGAGATTTCTCTTGAATTTGATATCCTTTAGCTTTTAATTCGCGGTTCTTCTTTGTGGGGGTGCGTGCTTGTAAATGATAGATAGATCTCCTCATGTTTTGAATCTCTTGCTAAGAGGATCAGGGATTACAGCGAGTTTTTGGATGGATGATTGGACTTCTCTGGGTCCTCTGATTGAGGTAGTAGGGGAGAGAGGACCAGTTGTTACTGGATTGAGCATTAACGCAAGGGTGGTAGATGCATTAACAAGTGATGGGTGGTGTTTTGAGAGGAGTAGAAGTAGGAGTCCGTCCATCATGTTGCTCAGAGATAGTATGCCCGATGCGCAACCAATTTTGAATTCAGAGGTTGATGATACTTATGTTTGGGTCACTAGTGGTCATAATGGTTCAGAGACTTTCTCCACTAGCGAGACTTGGAAGAGACTGTTTCCGTGCATGCTGGAAGTATTCTGGCATGAAGTGATTTGGTTTTCAGGTCGTATTCCGAAGCATGCATTCTTATCTTGGGTGGCAGCAAGAGATAGGATGGTAACAAGAGATAGACTCTTAAGATGGGGATTGTTAGTGCCGGCAACTTGTGTGCTGTGTGTTGGTCACAATGAAGATAGACAGCATCTGTTCTTTGATTGCAACTTCAGTAAACAGGTGTGGACTTTTTTCACAAGTAGATTGCGGTTGGATCCTCCAGTCTTGTTCGAAGATGGTCTCAGATGGCTAAAGAATCCAGCGAGGGAGAAGAATGTGAAGTTGATTGTGAGGCTGCTTCATCAGGCTTGTCTATATATTATCTGGAAGGAGAGAAATTCAAGAATACATACCGATGAAGCCCGATCACCAGAAGCTATTATTGCTGAGGTTAAGCAAATCATTCGGTTACGCTTGGATCCATTAGCTCGGGCTCAAACGATCGCTCAGGGAGAAGACTCAGTTTTGGCCACTTGGTTTACTTTTTTCTAGAGAGTTCTTGGTTAGCTTTAATTGCCTGTAAATATTGTCTTTACCTTGTAACCCAATCctttttaatttgaataaagtgggattttataaaaaaaaaaaaaaaaaaaaaaaaaaaaatatatatatatatatatatatatatatatatttatatatatacactggTCATGTAACCATTTAAATGATATAGGTGAAATCGTCCAACACGTTTTATGGGTGTGGTTTCTTTGCCACACGTTGGACGAGTCTTGTGGACAGCTAGATGTTGGTGATATTGGATTATTATTCAGCAGTAGCCTTCAAAGCCGAAATATAATTAAGTTTCGAAACCGGTTTTAATCAAGTTTCCAAACTCTCCGAGACAGAAGAAGGAAAGGAGCGTGCAAACTAGTCACAAACAAGTAgcatacataatatatatatatattttattataataataaataaatgtcCATCTCCCGagattagtttttattttggatCCTTTCTAAAGTTGATTTGTGCCTCTCCTtggaaattagggtttcttctccttcttgtGGCGATTTAGTGATTTGAGTGTAGAGAGATCCGATTAGCTCGTCGTCTTCGTCATCAATCAGCCACCATGTTCTGGAAGTTGACTGCTCTCTCTGCTGCGTCCCCGGTTAgtacaacttttttttcttggttcaAATGTTTGAGATTTCTCTTGAATTTGATATCCTTTAGCTTTTAATTCGCGGTTCTTCTTTGTGGGGGTGCGTGCTTGTAAATGATAGATAGATCTCCTCATGTTTTGAATCTCTTGCTAAGAGGAGAGGCAAGACACACTCTTCTTATCCATCTTTTTTGCTTTGGGATTAACAAAACAGGTCGAGTCCATATTAGACAAAGAAGACTTCACTCTCGAAGAACTCCTGGATGAGGAAGACATTATCCAAGAATGCAGAGCTTTGAACAGCCGTCTCATTAATTTGTAATTTCTTCCTTCCTTTCTCACTTTGATACAATCACTTCAGCAGCACTTCAATGCAAGTTTTAGTTTCTAATTGTAGTAGCAAGCAAGTGTTGTCCTtcttatgcttttttttttttatttgctctTTTGCAGTTTGAGAGAAAGAGCTCAAGTGGAACAGTTATTACGTTTTATTGTTGAAGAATCTCCAGAGGATGCTGATAGCAAGCGTGCTTTCAAGTATGtgcatctttttgtttttgtttctctcagatATTTCTTCCctttattttagagtatttCTCTCAACTATTTTGAACCATGTATCTCTATTAGGTTTCCTTTCATTTCCTCTGAAGTCTTGACTTGCGAGATTGATGTCATTTTGAAGACTTTAgtcgaggaggaggaggtatTCTACTactgttcttctttctttgtTATGATGGATGCAAAAACTTgttgttttctcttttaaatTTGAGTTTGGTGTTCCTTTTTCTCTGTTCCCATTTAATTGTTTCACTTTACTGATGCAGCTAATGGACCTGCTCTTCTCTTTTTTGGAACCAAACCGTTCCCACAGCGTAATGCTAGCTGGGTATTTCAGCAAGGTAAGGTTTTCGATGTACACGTTCTTCAGTAGTTATTTTGAGAATTTCAATTCTTATTAGTTTCTATTATATGCATCCACACTTACGAACTGTGCGTATTATCTCTTTTGGGTGTAGGTTGTCATATGCCTCATGTTGAGGAAGACTGTCCCACTGATGAATTATGTAAAAGTGAGTTTTATTTGGATGTTTTATGAAATTCTTTCGAGTAACACCGAAAGCATGCTAATTTTTGGTTGAAAATAAGACACTGGTAGAATGCATATGAAGCAGGATATTCCCTTGTAATTTTCTGTTgtcctttatttatttttctgatCTAAACAATCCTTAAATAGCTCAATATATGATTGAGACGCACCTTTTCTTTGGAACTTGTTACTTTGTGAAATGTGAATTATCTGATTTACTGTCCATATAAAACTAGTAGCTAATGTTTTATAGTACCATCTACAGGCCCATCAGAATGTTTTCCAGCAACTTGTTGATTTGATCGGGATTACGTCCATTATGGAGGTAACCCTCCCCTCTCCTCTTATCCTTATATTTGATGGGGTAATCATTCTCAATCTTAAGTTAATTAGTTCATGTGAATTCTCTAGGTTCTAGTTCGGTTGGTTGGTGCGGATGATCATGTGTATCCCAACCACGGGGATGTGATGCAATGGTTAGCTGACAGCAATCTGCTTGAAATGATCGTTGATAAGCTTAGCCCATCagtaagtttaatttttaataattaccTCTATCCCCTTCGTTTTGCTGCAAACGATTAGAATAAAGGAAGCATGGGCACTATAAGCTACTTCGGCTTGCTTGCTTctctttaatattataataaatcgTAAGATCTGTTGGTTCTCTATATGGATAGGCTGCTTGTTTGGAGCTACTAGAAAATCACCTTTTTAGCTTTATAAGATAGATACTTGGAGAGATTCTCCTGTGCTGATGTGAAGTTTCGGACATGCTATATCTTTGTTTTTCTGTTTTCATCAGAATTCTCTCGAAGTTCATGGAAATGCTGCTGAGACACTCTGCACTATTGCTCAAAATGCACCATCACCTTTGGCTACGAAACTCTCTAGCTCAAGGTTTGCAAGATGTTTTATCCTCTTAAATATGCAGAAAATATTTAGTATTCAAGATAATCCAGTGATCGTTTTGTCTGCAGTTTTGTTGCAAGGATATTTGGTCATGCTTTTGGAGATCCTCAGTCCAAATCTAGCCTTGTCCACACACTCTCTGTGTGCATTTCGCTGTTAAGCCCAAGAAGATCTTTGGTTTCTTCTCCCTTTATGTATTCATTCAGGGGCCAACAAATCTTTGAGTCTCCAATTTCTGTGAATCCGGAGACGATTGCCACCATGCTGCCTAGACTTGGTTAGTGTCACACAGATGATTCATTGGGCTCTATTCTTGTTTTTCCTGCTAGTTTGTTTTCTCATCATAACTTTTTAGTGATTGCTAGAATCCAATTCTATCTTCTTGGTTCATCTTAACATCTGGTAACTTCTTATGCTGTTCGACGTGACAGTACGTGTTTGCAAGACAATGAAAATCTTCTAGTTTTATTATTTGGTTGTTCGTTTGATGCCATTCCACCTTCGTATTAGTAGTGTCTGGGTATATGCTTTGTTCTTTCTACCCTGATAGATTGAAGCTCTGATTCGTGTTGAACATATATGATAGAATTTGAATCCTAGACTTTTTATATGCTAGAACTTCTTATGTGAACCCCTTACATGAAGATTCCTTTAAGCGTTTTTGTCTCGGGTGTAGGTGACTTTGTCGCACTTTTGAACGTGACATCTGATGAAAAGGTGTTACCTACAAGCTATGGGCAGTTGAGGCCTCCCCTTGGCAGTCAGCGTTTGAAGGTTAGGTTTCAttcataaatgttttttattgtCAAATAAACGATCTGATTGTAAGATAGACACGGGATCAGGTCCTGGAAATTACACATGTTATTCTGTATGTTCTCTGatctattattaatttattgatttCCTTGGTTTTGCTGATGGCTTTTCTTAGATTGTGGAGTTCATTGCTGTCTTACTGAAAACCCGAAGTGAAGCTACAGGAAAAGTACTAGCTACCTCAGGAGCTGTTAGACGAGTCCTTGATTTGTTCTTCGAGTAAAGACTTCTTCCTGGATTAAGAAAAAACTCTTGCTTTGTTTGGTACTTGACATGTCTTAACTTCGCTTGGCTAAATCCTACTTTTAATGATTCTTTTTACCTATGCAGGTACCCATATAATAATGCACTGCACCATCAGGTAGAGAGTATACTAGTATCGTGTTTGGAGAGCAAATACGAGGAGATGATTGACCATCTTCTCCGTGAGTGTGACTTGATtggaaaaattcttaaaatagaGAAACAGCCAATCCTTTCTGGTGATAACCAGGTACGAAACTCTGACTCCTGCTTATTGATGTGCATGCTCTCTGATATCTAGTCAGAAAATATGGTGGGAgagtatataaataatattttcctaGTTTCGTATGACAAGACGTTGAACAAATTCTGTCTTGGTGTTCTTTATTGTTACTCTTTATCAGACACCCAAATGGCCGGCAGCTATATCCACTTTTCTGACAGTATCCTCAGTTACAGGTTTAATCAGTTTTGCTTTCATGCAGCCAACGATACCTGCTGCTGGAAAGCAGGCTCCGCGGGTAGGAAATATCGGTCATATCTCAAGAATTTCAAACAAGCTTGTTCAGCTGTCAACTAACAGTAACTCGATAAAGACTTTACTTGAGGTTCGCTTTTCAACAACAATGTTAGACAACTGGGCTAATTGGTCTTtgtgaatatatgtatatatgcttATATCTTACACATAATGATTTGTGTAGTTAAATAATCTTTGCTAATATGTTCTCTGAATACATATATTTGCTTGCATTTATTCGACCACTCTGTTTGAAAATTACTTGGATTCTTTCTGAGAAACCCATCAAAATGTGTCCCATAATAAAGTAATCCATGTATAACTATATGTTTTTCCTTGTAATATTTAGGCATTGTCTTACCTCAAATTTTGTGTACAAATATTTGCATCCTGTTGGTAGATGCAACATTCTAACTCATACATTTTTCCTTTTCTAGGAACATAACGAATGGGGCGAGTGGGAAGCTAATACATTGCATGACCGAAACACGGTTGAGAATGTTTATCGCTGGGTTTGTGGGTATGTCTCTTCTCAAACCTTTTGCTGTCACAGCGTTTTGAGATATCATTGGAAACTTGGTCTGAACACCTTTGGGTTTAAAAGTAACGATATACTCGTGCTACTTCTGATTTTGTCTCTTGATAACGATCGTTTTACTACTTCTGCACGCAGACGCCCAACTGCATTACATGATAGGACTAGGGACAGTGACGATGACAAAGTTCACGACAGGGATTATGACCTTGCTGGTTTGGCTAATAACTTGAACCAGTTTAGATACAACATGCAAGAGAATAATGGTGCTGAGGAGGTAATTGTTAATATCTTTGACTAGTATTTCTTAAAACATTTTGGCTGGATCTAAATCCCACCTTTCTGGTTCCAGGAGCATGGTTCCAATGACAGAGACGAAGAGGTACTCGTTGTAAATATATTTGGTGTCTCATGACATAGTATAGTCCTGACTGTGACATATTTTGTAGGATGTCTACTTTGATGACGAGTCTGCTGAAGTTGTTGTATCATCTCTAAGGCTTGGTGATGAACAGGCCAAGTAAGCTTCCACATCTGATTTATTCAAACCAACATTGAATGGTTTTGTTGCTTCTAAAACCAGTGGAATGATTATTTGTTCTTGGTGCAGCAATTTATTCGCAAACTCGAACTGGTTCACTTTCCAAGGAGATGAGTTGGGTGAGAACACAGGAGCAGGGGGGATTCCTTCGGAGGAAGCAATGGAAGATGTAAGCTTGGATGAAACTTCCGGTAATGGAGATGAAGAAGACTGTTTGATTACGGAAAGCAAGAACCCTTTTGTGGCCACAGCTTCAACCTCAGAAGCAGTCTCTGTAGACAGCATACCTGGAGGTATCGAGATCGATGAAGATGTGGTTTCGGATGATTCGTCACCCGAAAGGGTTGAACGTGGAGATGCTTCTTCTCCCACTGCACAGGTCAAAGATCCGTTTCCTGAAGATGACGTCAAGATGCCTGATGTGAGAGTCCCAAACGGTTCTTCATCCTCAGAAGGTGAGATTAGCCCGAGATCACCGCCTGTGCCTTCATTGTTTGAAAAAGACGTTGAGTTCGTGGGCGTGGAGCCAGAAGGAACCGAGAGGGCAATGGATCAAGCTCTCAAGGAAGGGATAGTGGGAGAAGCAGGGCCAATGAAGAGGAGCAGCACCACAGCTTCTCCGGGAAAGGAGAGCTCTGATGAGAATATGCAGCAGGAGTACAACGACACTAACTACTGGAAGATCGATCAGGAGGTGGCCGTGGTTGAATGATGATGTGGGCATATCGTTGTCTGCAGGACTACCTAGCAGAAAGGGAAGGTACGTGTGAATGTACAGTACTACTAAgtcatcttttattttatttttgggaaTATTTTCTCCAAGTGACTGATTTGCTCGTTTAGGTTCTTACAAATTTGAATGCTTTTGCTATATCCCTGTCAAGGattattttacaaatttggaTGCTTTTGCTATATACCTTCTTGTGTCTTTTATTACGTTTGAAATATTAAATCTGGGACTCTTGTTATAAAGACTTTCGTGAGGGTTGGGTTGCACTTTCTTGGgtaataaaaactgaaaatcttGTCTGGATATGGTTTTGACAACAATGGTGGCCGATTCGTGCAACTAAATAGGGAAACAGCAATgtgtaaaaattaatttgagatAAAACGGAATAACAACAAACACAATATATGAGTGTTAAAAGAGCTACTATGAAGGGAACAACTTATGCTCATTCTATGACCCATCTCAAAAGCTGCAGCTGGACAGGTGAACGTTGTTATTGATCGAGCCCGTGAAGCAGTGGCGGGAATGAGTGACGTCTAAATGGGGATCAGTTCTGAAGGATATGTCCTTGTATCCGGtttgaataattattttacatgcatatatatatgtgtgtgactTTTGAGGTTGAAATTAGCAAACAAATATGGATTTaccttttgtttttgaaatctTTGAAATATGTAACTAAAACTGATTTAGTTTTTAAAGCAAtggattaaaaatatttttggaaacatgaataggaTATATGTTTGTAATATTCTATCttaaaatttgtttatatattttataataatagtgTCTAAATAATGGTCAGATTGGTGATGAttctaatgtttttttgtttaattcaaGGGAAATTGTATTGTATAACGTTTTCCAATTAATAATTCACTTCacagttaaatttttttttattgtgataTTCAACGTATTTTGTATCTTATATACTAAACACCATTTATATCTACCGGTTCAACCTCTTCAACTTATTTTCTCAGTTTATTGTTTGAGTCTCAAAATTCTTTGATCTATGATTATGTTGACATATTTCTCTGCACTTAAATCGAATCAATCAGAAAGTGtaacataacttttttttaatctctatCGGCGAATGTACTTTTTCTTATATCACCTATGATTTCCATTGTTAGATTATCACCGTCGTTACCAATAAGATTCAGTGGTTATTTCCATAATCTGTTTTGTTCTCAGAAAAGCGTCGACAAGtttagaaaacaaagaaaaagataaacCCGCAGACTATATTATTTCTTTGGAATAGaacaatttcttatattttcagatttgaaacttctattttgttatttttgtaattgtttataatataaaattcattttatgtGGATGTTGGACAAATGTTACAAAGATCAATACGATCTTTTATCATAAGGTCCAATTGTCTTCTTTTCATTCGATCGTTATATACTATTTATAGAAGTGTATACTATTtcttgtacaaaaaaaaaacaaaatactacAATActgtatattttcaaaatttgattttatttaaaatagggTTACAgattatatttgggtttatggttagattagaatttagggttatTTAAAAGTTGGGATTGGGATTGGAGTATAATTTAGTATTTCAGATTGTGAATATGGTTGGAGGCCTATACTACTTCAACGACATTACATGATATAATAGTAAGCAGTGGTGTTTAACTATTGACTTCCTAACTATACAATATTcagcaaaaaaaagttttagtatAGTACAAAAGGAAGTTTTAGTATAATACAATCAAGCTTTTTGCTAACCACATATGTTATATTCGTTGTCAAATATCTTTGCTTTTACCGTTTATTTTCTACACACATGGTTATAacgggaaagaaaaaaaacattaatgttATCCATTAAATAATGtcaaaataatgttatattctTAATATTGTTCCCAAATTGGTTAGTTCACAAATTAACCCTTAATTCAATAGGAAATTTAATaactgtaacaaaaagaaaattaatatgaaaaattTACCAATTCAATGAATGGCTGAAACTTCATGGATGTAAAGTTTGAATTGACCTATGTAACGATGGAACCCACTTCCCTTGTCCTTTTAAATTCCAACCCGACAAGGTACAAATTATTCGCAGAAGAAAAAGTTTGACCTTATTACCGTTGTTTCCCACACCAAATTTACACATTTATTTCTGCTTGGGCTCACACGGTGAATCGAATCTTATGAACAGAGTTCTTTCTTTGGTCTCTTCCCTTAACAAAGTATTAGATGCTAATCCGCGCGCATGCATGTAgtgattttttataataattttattaaatagttttaacattttacaaCATTGTAATTtttatcgattgtaaaatgacgaatacaatgttggtctcttaaatatatcattGTTGTTGAAAAGTTAATGTATTACagctcattttaattatttttaagatttcatacgcacaaaagaaaattaagttttacGGCTGACACAAAACACCAAAACCAAATAAGCAATATCGATTGTATAATGACGAAAGAggattaggttttctgctctcgatttgtttactattgactctctataagtgattttattttctacctctataaaattgtgGTTCCGTTCTCGTCTCTTATTCATTGATAtgaatttagtttatttttttaactttttctgtgaattcggtgaattacataagtgtcaatttaaaaagatggacatctgtaaaaattagttctactccaaatacatatctaaaaatcaaaattttgaaaaaaatcaccgGCAAACTCTATTAAcaggttagtgttcaaatctaatacaaatattatttactgacacttcctactcatatgattttttaacatttgtatatttgctaTAACCAAAATATGAACCGTTAATCACAAAACttttaatatgaaaattttcaacacaaatttaaaaatgaaaatattaagatctcaaaaatatttcattgcaaattttgaaattgacatatttttatattgtatataatttatttcaaatgatattaatatatatatatatatatatatatatatataatatgaatatctattaatgagatttcatattcatacgatttattaGGGCTGAGCATTTTATCTGATACCCAAATCTCAATCCGAAAATTcaaaccgaagtagcaaaatacccgaacggttATTGAATTCGGAgaaattggata
This genomic window contains:
- the LOC103873431 gene encoding serine/threonine-protein phosphatase 6 regulatory subunit 3 isoform X2: MFWKLTALSAASPVESILDKEDFTLEELLDEEDIIQECRALNSRLINFLRERAQVEQLLRFIVEESPEDADSKRAFKFPFISSEVLTCEIDVILKTLVEEEELMDLLFSFLEPNRSHSVMLAGYFSKVVICLMLRKTVPLMNYVKYHLQAHQNVFQQLVDLIGITSIMEVLVRLVGADDHVYPNHGDVMQWLADSNLLEMIVDKLSPSNSLEVHGNAAETLCTIAQNAPSPLATKLSSSSFVARIFGHAFGDPQSKSSLVHTLSVCISLLSPRRSLVSSPFMYSFRGQQIFESPISVNPETIATMLPRLGDFVALLNVTSDEKVLPTSYGQLRPPLGSQRLKIVEFIAVLLKTRSEATGKVLATSGAVRRVLDLFFEYPYNNALHHQVESILVSCLESKYEEMIDHLLRECDLIGKILKIEKQPILSGDNQPTIPAAGKQAPRVGNIGHISRISNKLVQLSTNSNSIKTLLEEHNEWGEWEANTLHDRNTVENVYRWVCGRPTALHDRTRDSDDDKVHDRDYDLAGLANNLNQFRYNMQENNGAEEEHGSNDRDEEDVYFDDESAEVVVSSLRLGDEQANNLFANSNWFTFQGDELGENTGAGGIPSEEAMEDVSLDETSGNGDEEDCLITESKNPFVATASTSEAVSVDSIPGGIEIDEDVVSDDSSPERVERGDASSPTAQVKDPFPEDDVKMPDVRVPNGSSSSEGEISPRSPPVPSLFEKDVEFVGVEPEGTERAMDQALKEGIVGEAGPMKRSSTTASPGKESSDENMQQEYNDTNYWKIDQEVAVVE
- the LOC103873431 gene encoding serine/threonine-protein phosphatase 6 regulatory subunit 3 isoform X3 is translated as MFWKLTALSAASPVESILDKEDFTLEELLDEEDIIQECRALNSRLINFLRERAQVEQLLRFIVEESPEDADSKRAFKFPFISSEVLTCEIDVILKTLVEEEELMDLLFSFLEPNRSHSVMLAGYFSKVVICLMLRKTVPLMNYVKAHQNVFQQLVDLIGITSIMEVLVRLVGADDHVYPNHGDVMQWLADSNLLEMIVDKLSPSNSLEVHGNAAETLCTIAQNAPSPLATKLSSSSFVARIFGHAFGDPQSKSSLVHTLSVCISLLSPRRSLVSSPFMYSFRGQQIFESPISVNPETIATMLPRLGDFVALLNVTSDEKVLPTSYGQLRPPLGSQRLKIVEFIAVLLKTRSEATGKVLATSGAVRRVLDLFFEYPYNNALHHQVESILVSCLESKYEEMIDHLLRECDLIGKILKIEKQPILSGDNQPTIPAAGKQAPRVGNIGHISRISNKLVQLSTNSNSIKTLLEEHNEWGEWEANTLHDRNTVENVYRWVCGRPTALHDRTRDSDDDKVHDRDYDLAGLANNLNQFRYNMQENNGAEEEHGSNDRDEEDVYFDDESAEVVVSSLRLGDEQANNLFANSNWFTFQGDELGENTGAGGIPSEEAMEDVSLDETSGNGDEEDCLITESKNPFVATASTSEAVSVDSIPGGIEIDEDVVSDDSSPERVERGDASSPTAQVKDPFPEDDVKMPDVRVPNGSSSSEGEISPRSPPVPSLFEKDVEFVGVEPEGTERAMDQALKEGIVGEAGPMKRSSTTASPGKESSDENMQQEYNDTNYWKIDQEVAVVE